A stretch of the Maridesulfovibrio bastinii DSM 16055 genome encodes the following:
- a CDS encoding FAD-dependent oxidoreductase yields the protein MPEHVVVIGAVALGPKAACRFKRLKQDAKVTLIDKDDIFSYGGCGIPYYVSGDVSEANQLRTTAFHMVRDEPFFHDIKGVDVLSLTEATKIDRANKKVYIKDLRTGKEDVLDYDQLVIGTGATPRKLSLPGEDLPGVYYVGNMHDAEKIKASITKGEIGKAVVVGAGFIGLEMAEAFADMWGIDTTVVEIAPQILPRMVSPVLARIAQNHMEEQGVTFHLGQTVTKIEGEGKVQKVVTPEQTIEADIVIISAGVIPNDKLARDCGLDCSERGGILVDESMRTSDPLIFSGGDCAIIKNLVDDSPFFLPMGSMANRQGRVIGSNLAGASETFPGAAGSFCVKLFEKAAAGVGMSLAGAKQAGFDAISVMLIMADRAHFYPTKDMMTLEMVVDRKTRRVLGMQGVSANGDALVGRVDSVAAIMKYKPTVADVSNLEVAYSPPYAAAMDVLNAMANMADNALNGLNHGHGPDTFEEYWKERESGKYYFLDVREHADAEPFLNKYPEYWHNIPQGEIPKRFKELPTDKPLVLICNTGGRSFEAQIMLDGLGFKDVRNTQGGMAVLKAYGCDI from the coding sequence ATGCCGGAACATGTAGTTGTTATTGGTGCTGTTGCGCTTGGACCAAAGGCGGCTTGCCGATTTAAGCGTTTAAAGCAGGATGCGAAGGTTACCCTCATCGATAAGGATGATATTTTTTCTTATGGTGGTTGCGGTATTCCTTATTACGTATCCGGTGATGTCTCTGAAGCAAATCAGCTCAGAACCACAGCTTTTCATATGGTCAGGGATGAACCATTTTTCCATGATATCAAAGGCGTTGATGTCCTTTCTTTGACTGAAGCCACAAAAATTGATCGTGCGAACAAGAAAGTCTACATCAAAGATTTGAGAACAGGTAAAGAAGATGTTCTGGATTATGACCAGCTGGTCATCGGAACAGGAGCCACACCGCGTAAGCTTAGCCTTCCCGGTGAAGATCTTCCCGGAGTATATTATGTCGGGAACATGCATGATGCTGAAAAGATCAAGGCAAGTATAACCAAGGGAGAAATTGGCAAAGCCGTGGTTGTCGGGGCCGGTTTCATCGGTCTTGAAATGGCCGAGGCCTTTGCAGACATGTGGGGCATTGACACCACTGTTGTTGAAATTGCTCCCCAGATTCTCCCCCGTATGGTCAGCCCGGTACTGGCTCGCATAGCTCAGAATCATATGGAAGAGCAGGGAGTTACTTTCCATCTCGGACAGACCGTCACCAAAATTGAAGGTGAAGGTAAAGTTCAGAAGGTTGTAACTCCAGAGCAGACAATTGAAGCTGATATCGTAATTATCTCGGCCGGTGTTATTCCAAATGACAAACTGGCCAGAGATTGTGGTCTTGATTGTAGTGAACGCGGCGGAATTCTTGTTGATGAAAGCATGCGTACATCAGACCCGTTAATCTTTTCAGGTGGTGATTGTGCTATCATCAAAAATCTTGTTGATGATTCGCCTTTCTTCCTGCCTATGGGCTCAATGGCAAACCGTCAGGGCCGTGTAATCGGCAGCAATCTTGCCGGAGCTTCTGAAACATTCCCCGGAGCTGCCGGATCGTTTTGTGTAAAGCTTTTTGAGAAAGCCGCTGCCGGTGTTGGTATGAGTCTGGCCGGAGCCAAGCAGGCCGGATTCGATGCCATCAGCGTTATGCTTATCATGGCTGACCGTGCTCATTTTTATCCTACCAAGGATATGATGACCCTTGAAATGGTTGTGGACCGCAAAACACGCAGAGTCCTCGGTATGCAGGGTGTTTCCGCTAATGGTGATGCTCTGGTTGGCAGGGTTGATTCCGTAGCAGCTATCATGAAGTATAAACCCACTGTGGCAGATGTAAGTAACCTTGAGGTAGCTTACTCACCGCCGTATGCAGCTGCAATGGACGTACTTAATGCTATGGCCAACATGGCGGACAATGCTCTTAATGGTCTTAATCATGGTCATGGACCGGATACTTTTGAAGAATACTGGAAGGAAAGGGAAAGTGGAAAATACTATTTCCTTGATGTCCGTGAACATGCTGATGCCGAACCATTCCTGAATAAATATCCGGAGTATTGGCATAACATTCCTCAGGGTGAAATTCCTAAAAGGTTTAAAGAGCTTCCTACTGACAAACCTCTGGTACTTATCTGCAATACCGGTGGCCGTTCATTTGAAGCCCAGATTATGCTGGACGGATTAGGTTTCAAGGATGTCCGCAATACTCAGGGCGGCATGGCCGTTCTCAAAGCTTATGGCTGTGATATCTAG
- a CDS encoding PLP-dependent aminotransferase family protein — MATKFADRMQTVHRSFIREILKVTEDPSIISFAGGLPNPELFPVEAMRKAASDVLAESGKEVLQYSTTEGYQPLRKFIADRYKSEKGIEVDPEDILLTTGSQQCLDLLGKVFLNSGDRVIIERPGYLGAIQSFSFFQPEFVTVGLENDGPDLNELEKILAMDKVKMFYAVPNFQNPSGLTYSAEKRKAVAELMAESDTLFIEDDPYGELRFMGEHQTPLSKGYLKDNCVLLGSFSKIAAPGFRLGWVVAESEVRDKLVIAKQASDLHTSTVSQRIMYRFMKDNDIDAHIEKIRERYRRQRETMVECIEKYFPEGVEITKPEGGMFLWITLPEGMSSMDLLDTAVAHKVAFVPGRPFYVDGSGENTFRLNFSNSDEEHIEEGIKRMADCLKDFFSAKK, encoded by the coding sequence ATGGCTACCAAATTCGCAGACCGCATGCAGACCGTTCACAGGTCATTTATCCGTGAAATCCTGAAAGTTACTGAAGATCCTTCCATTATTTCATTTGCCGGGGGACTACCTAATCCTGAATTATTCCCGGTTGAAGCCATGCGTAAGGCGGCGTCAGATGTTTTAGCAGAAAGCGGCAAAGAGGTGTTGCAGTATTCCACAACAGAAGGATACCAGCCTCTGCGTAAATTTATTGCTGACCGTTATAAGTCAGAAAAGGGCATTGAAGTTGATCCGGAAGATATTTTATTAACCACCGGTTCGCAGCAGTGTCTTGATCTGCTTGGAAAAGTATTTTTGAATTCCGGAGACAGAGTCATTATTGAACGTCCCGGTTATCTTGGTGCTATTCAGTCTTTTTCTTTTTTTCAGCCTGAATTTGTCACGGTCGGACTAGAAAACGACGGCCCTGATTTAAATGAACTGGAGAAAATTCTGGCAATGGATAAGGTTAAGATGTTTTATGCCGTTCCTAATTTTCAGAATCCTTCCGGACTCACTTACAGTGCTGAAAAACGTAAAGCCGTTGCGGAATTGATGGCTGAAAGCGATACTCTTTTTATAGAGGATGATCCTTACGGTGAGCTGCGGTTTATGGGTGAGCACCAGACTCCTCTGTCAAAAGGCTACCTCAAAGACAACTGTGTCCTGCTGGGGTCTTTCTCCAAGATTGCCGCACCGGGATTCAGGCTTGGCTGGGTAGTTGCCGAAAGCGAGGTTCGTGATAAGCTTGTTATCGCAAAGCAGGCTTCTGATCTGCACACCAGTACAGTTTCCCAGCGCATTATGTATCGTTTTATGAAAGATAATGATATCGATGCCCATATTGAGAAGATCAGGGAACGCTACAGACGCCAGCGTGAAACTATGGTTGAATGTATCGAGAAATATTTCCCTGAAGGTGTTGAAATAACAAAGCCTGAAGGTGGAATGTTCCTGTGGATTACACTGCCCGAGGGCATGTCATCCATGGATCTTCTGGATACAGCTGTGGCCCATAAGGTTGCATTTGTTCCGGGGCGTCCGTTTTATGTTGATGGAAGCGGTGAAAATACTTTCAGATTGAACTTCTCAAATTCTGATGAAGAGCATATCGAGGAAGGCATTAAAAGAATGGCTGACTGTCTGAAAGATTTCTTCTCCGCAAAGAAGTAA